From one Rhodospirillales bacterium genomic stretch:
- a CDS encoding ABC transporter ATP-binding protein, producing the protein MPPPPTKPPVLNVSRLGVGFPLPHGIFHALSDISFEISPGQTLGLVGESGCGKSMTALAILGLVPPPGHITTGSIHLGGTDTTKLDLDAMTAIRGERVSMIFQEPMTALNPVLTIGVQIAEAWSLHHKCSNSEARDAALGMLERVRIPEPNRRMDAYPHELSGGMRQRALIAMALICKPDLVIADEPTTALDVTIQAQIIDLMLEMQDDFGMAILFISHNLGVISEIADEVMVMYAGRIAEQASADDLFANPHHPYTRALIETVPRLGAPRDRLPTIAGQVPEPGIPIPGCAFADRCPQADDACRASMPDLVNVDPTRTGHLAACFKAGHVS; encoded by the coding sequence ATGCCACCGCCGCCAACTAAGCCCCCCGTATTAAACGTTAGCCGGCTTGGGGTTGGCTTCCCCCTTCCCCACGGTATTTTTCACGCGCTATCAGATATCAGTTTTGAAATCAGCCCAGGCCAAACCCTGGGTCTGGTTGGTGAGTCTGGTTGTGGCAAATCCATGACGGCGCTGGCTATTTTGGGGCTTGTGCCGCCGCCCGGCCATATCACAACCGGCAGCATCCATCTTGGCGGGACCGATACCACCAAACTTGATCTTGATGCCATGACCGCCATTCGTGGTGAACGCGTTTCGATGATTTTCCAGGAACCCATGACCGCGCTCAATCCCGTGCTTACCATTGGGGTGCAAATTGCTGAGGCATGGTCGTTGCATCACAAATGCAGCAATTCAGAAGCCCGTGATGCGGCACTGGGTATGTTGGAACGGGTGCGCATTCCTGAACCCAACCGTCGCATGGATGCCTATCCCCACGAACTGTCCGGCGGCATGCGCCAGCGCGCACTGATTGCCATGGCCCTGATTTGCAAGCCCGATCTTGTCATTGCCGATGAACCCACCACGGCCCTTGATGTCACCATACAGGCCCAAATCATCGACCTGATGCTGGAAATGCAGGATGATTTCGGCATGGCTATTTTATTCATCAGCCATAATCTTGGTGTTATTTCGGAAATCGCCGATGAAGTGATGGTCATGTATGCGGGCCGCATCGCAGAACAGGCCAGCGCCGATGATCTTTTTGCCAACCCCCACCACCCCTATACCCGGGCCTTAATTGAAACCGTGCCGCGTTTAGGTGCCCCCAGAGACCGGCTGCCTACCATCGCTGGCCAAGTGCCGGAACCGGGCATTCCCATCCCCGGTTGCGCCTTTGCCGATCGCTGTCCCCAGGCCGATGATGCCTGCCGCGCATCGATGCCAGATCTTGTTAACGTTGATCCAACCCGCACAGGCCATCTGGCCGCCTGTTTTAAAGCGGGGCATGTGTCATGA
- a CDS encoding peptide ABC transporter substrate-binding protein: MRHLFHSKRLGFSLIALCLTLGLSACGEEKSNRDTLVIGMTQYPATLNPNIESMLAKTYVLAMVRRPLTHHNAEWKLVCSLCEKLPTLENGLAKPEKLPNGRTGVAVTYTIQKNARWGDGIPVTTKDVLFTYKVGKHPASGVADGELYRRILRIDAHDNKTFTLHLDRLTFDYNAVNNFQLLPAHIEGANFKDPKEYRLRTAYDTDSTNKGLYFGPYRITEKMTGSRIVLEPNPTWWGNKPHFKKVVIQIVENTAALEANLLSGSISYIAGELGLSLDQGIAFAKRHGKNFNIQFKPGLVYEHLDLNLENPFLADRRVRQALIRSIDRNQITKKLFDGRQPVANSFVNPLDWIFDKNTPRYRYDPARANALLDSAGWQKRDGDGYRINQKDVRLSFELMTTAGNRSRELVQQILQSQWRKVGIEIRIRNEPARVYFGETVTKRKFKAMAMFAWLSAPESVPRQTLHSNHITTAANNWSGQNYTSYKNPEVDKLLDGIELELDREKRRILWARLQKTYAEDLPVIPLFFRADPFITPKWLKGINPTGHQDPTTLWIEEWRAEKP, from the coding sequence ATGCGCCACCTTTTTCATTCCAAACGTCTTGGCTTCTCTCTAATTGCACTTTGTCTTACGTTGGGGCTTTCGGCCTGTGGCGAAGAAAAATCCAACCGCGACACTCTGGTCATTGGCATGACCCAGTATCCGGCAACGTTAAATCCAAACATCGAATCCATGCTGGCCAAGACTTATGTTTTGGCCATGGTGCGCAGGCCGCTGACCCATCACAACGCGGAATGGAAACTGGTTTGTTCGCTTTGTGAAAAATTGCCAACACTGGAAAATGGTCTGGCCAAGCCAGAAAAACTGCCCAATGGCCGCACCGGGGTGGCCGTTACCTACACCATCCAGAAAAATGCCCGCTGGGGCGATGGCATACCGGTCACCACCAAAGATGTCTTGTTCACCTACAAGGTTGGCAAGCACCCGGCCAGTGGGGTTGCCGATGGTGAATTATACCGCCGCATCCTTCGCATTGATGCCCATGATAATAAGACCTTTACCCTTCATCTTGATCGGCTGACCTTTGATTACAACGCCGTGAATAATTTCCAATTGCTGCCCGCCCACATTGAAGGTGCAAATTTCAAAGACCCGAAGGAATACCGGCTGCGCACGGCCTATGATACCGACAGCACCAATAAAGGCCTTTATTTTGGCCCTTACCGCATCACCGAAAAAATGACCGGGTCCCGCATTGTGCTGGAACCCAACCCGACCTGGTGGGGCAACAAACCCCATTTCAAAAAAGTCGTTATCCAGATTGTTGAAAACACCGCCGCCCTGGAAGCAAACCTGCTATCAGGGTCAATCAGCTACATTGCCGGAGAATTGGGCCTGTCTCTTGATCAGGGCATTGCCTTTGCCAAACGCCATGGCAAGAATTTCAATATCCAGTTCAAGCCGGGTCTTGTGTATGAACATCTTGATCTAAACCTTGAAAACCCTTTTCTGGCTGACCGGCGCGTTCGCCAGGCGCTGATCCGTTCCATTGATCGCAATCAAATCACCAAAAAATTATTTGATGGCCGCCAACCCGTCGCCAACAGCTTCGTCAATCCGCTGGATTGGATTTTTGACAAAAATACGCCGCGCTACCGATACGATCCGGCCCGTGCCAATGCCCTGCTGGACAGTGCCGGCTGGCAAAAGCGTGACGGTGATGGTTATCGCATCAACCAAAAGGACGTGCGCCTGTCCTTTGAATTGATGACCACGGCAGGCAACCGTTCCAGAGAACTGGTCCAACAAATTCTCCAGAGCCAATGGCGAAAGGTTGGCATCGAAATTCGCATCCGCAATGAACCGGCAAGAGTTTATTTCGGCGAAACTGTCACAAAGCGAAAATTCAAGGCCATGGCCATGTTTGCCTGGCTATCGGCCCCCGAAAGCGTGCCACGCCAAACCCTTCATTCAAACCATATTACCACCGCTGCCAACAACTGGTCCGGGCAGAATTACACCAGCTACAAGAACCCCGAAGTCGATAAACTTCTTGATGGCATTGAGCTGGAACTTGATCGTGAAAAGCGCCGCATTTTATGGGCAAGGCTTCAAAAAACCTATGCCGAGGATCTTCCTGTCATCCCGCTATTTTTCCGGGCTGATCCCTTTATCACCCCCAAATGGCTGAAAGGGATCAATCCCACCGGCCATCAGGACCCAACGACGCTGTGGATTGAGGAATGGCGGGCCGAAAAACCTTAA
- a CDS encoding orotate phosphoribosyltransferase, whose protein sequence is MTTTLSNRSAQEEKAAQQTAKILLDIGAVNFRPEEPYILTSGRASPVYIDCRKIISFPKERDLIIDHAVDALATTGSDKSLDSVAGGETAGIPYAAWIASKMNLPMLYVRKQPKGFGRMAQIEGDMAKGSHTALIEDLATDGGSKINFINAIREAGSTVDRVFVVFYYGIFPEALNVLEGLGVKLVWLAVWADVVKAAEEGNYFSPEKIAAVRAFLDDPHGWSAAHGGKAD, encoded by the coding sequence ATGACAACGACACTCAGCAACCGAAGCGCCCAAGAAGAAAAAGCAGCCCAGCAAACCGCCAAAATTTTACTGGATATCGGGGCCGTGAATTTCCGCCCGGAAGAGCCTTATATCCTCACCTCTGGCCGTGCCAGTCCGGTTTATATTGATTGCCGCAAAATCATTTCGTTCCCCAAAGAACGTGACCTGATCATTGATCACGCGGTCGATGCCCTTGCCACGACTGGTTCTGACAAATCCCTCGATTCTGTCGCCGGCGGAGAAACGGCGGGCATTCCATACGCCGCATGGATTGCTTCAAAAATGAATCTGCCCATGCTGTATGTCCGCAAACAACCCAAGGGCTTTGGCCGCATGGCCCAAATCGAAGGCGATATGGCGAAAGGCAGCCACACGGCATTGATCGAAGATCTTGCAACGGATGGCGGTTCTAAAATTAATTTCATCAATGCCATCCGCGAAGCCGGCAGCACCGTGGATCGTGTTTTTGTTGTGTTTTATTACGGCATTTTTCCCGAAGCCCTAAATGTTCTGGAAGGCCTTGGCGTCAAGCTGGTTTGGCTTGCGGTTTGGGCCGATGTGGTAAAGGCCGCAGAAGAAGGCAATTATTTTTCCCCGGAAAAAATCGCCGCTGTGCGCGCCTTTCTGGATGACCCCCATGGCTGGTCCGCCGCCCATGGCGGCAAAGCCGACTAG